A genomic segment from Amygdalobacter nucleatus encodes:
- a CDS encoding recombinase family protein: MDKIADGLMADGILTGAGKTKCHTSTINKILLNEKYIGDALLQKTYITDFLTKKRIKNNDTVPQYYVKGDHEAIIPKDIFLRVQEELVRRRVVHTSDNGKRRCYSCKHCFAQIVFCGECGEFYRRVHWNNRGCKSIVWRCCSRLEATGHACHNRTVNETLLEQVVIDAINRVLCQKDDFLQTLRANIATVVLQGDALSPDVIDERLNKLQKELLKKVNQKDDYDAIADEILRLRDQRRQAEVDSVIKDEQMKQIRDLQDFVKSQPATITEFDETLVSRLIEKITVFDDHFTVDFKSGITIDIEA; this comes from the coding sequence ATGGATAAGATTGCAGACGGGCTTATGGCTGACGGTATCCTCACCGGCGCTGGCAAGACAAAATGTCACACCAGCACTATCAACAAGATCCTCCTCAACGAGAAGTACATCGGTGACGCGCTCCTGCAAAAGACTTACATCACAGATTTTCTGACGAAGAAGCGCATCAAAAACAACGACACCGTCCCGCAGTACTATGTGAAAGGCGACCACGAGGCCATCATCCCGAAGGACATCTTCCTTCGGGTGCAAGAGGAGCTGGTCCGCAGGCGCGTGGTCCATACCAGCGACAACGGCAAACGGCGCTGCTACTCCTGCAAGCACTGTTTCGCGCAGATCGTTTTCTGTGGCGAGTGCGGCGAATTTTACCGGCGTGTCCACTGGAACAACCGAGGCTGCAAGTCCATCGTCTGGCGGTGCTGCAGCCGCTTGGAGGCCACCGGCCACGCTTGCCACAACCGGACAGTCAATGAAACGCTTCTGGAACAGGTGGTAATCGATGCCATTAACCGGGTGCTCTGCCAGAAGGACGATTTCCTGCAAACGCTACGGGCGAACATAGCTACGGTAGTCCTGCAGGGTGATGCCCTCTCACCGGATGTCATAGACGAGCGGCTGAACAAGCTGCAAAAAGAGCTCCTGAAGAAGGTTAACCAGAAGGACGATTACGACGCCATCGCGGATGAGATTCTCCGCCTCCGGGATCAGCGCAGGCAGGCCGAGGTGGACAGCGTCATCAAGGATGAACAGATGAAGCAAATCCGGGACCTGCAGGATTTCGTCAAGAGCCAGCCTGCCACCATCACAGAGTTTGATGAGACACTGGTCAGCCGCCTAATTGAAAAGATCACCGTCTTCGATGACCACTTTACCGTAGACTTCAAATCCGGCATCACAATCGACATAGAGGCATAA
- a CDS encoding serine integrase family protein, whose product MEHTPYGYDIIGGRAVVNEKQAAVIRRICENYLSGMSFIKAAASVGLTMSHCGVKRLIQNERYLGDGFYPPMLTKEMADRVEAERIRREKALGRNRNKGKGAPKGTVYTKFSAPKITLKYEDPVRQAEYAYSLIRNGVNG is encoded by the coding sequence ATGGAACATACACCATACGGCTATGACATCATCGGTGGCAGGGCTGTGGTCAATGAAAAACAGGCCGCCGTTATCCGGCGGATATGTGAAAATTACCTGTCCGGGATGTCTTTTATAAAGGCGGCGGCATCGGTGGGGCTGACCATGAGCCACTGCGGGGTCAAACGTCTGATACAGAATGAGCGGTATCTCGGCGATGGCTTTTACCCGCCGATGCTGACGAAGGAAATGGCCGACAGGGTCGAAGCGGAACGAATACGCCGGGAGAAGGCGCTGGGGCGTAACAGGAACAAAGGGAAAGGCGCGCCGAAAGGAACGGTTTATACAAAGTTTTCCGCTCCAAAAATCACGCTGAAATATGAAGATCCAGTCAGGCAGGCGGAGTACGCCTACAGCCTGATAAGAAATGGGGTGAACGGATAA